In the Clostridium sporogenes genome, one interval contains:
- a CDS encoding ABC transporter substrate-binding protein yields MKKLITVILLTISILTLTACGKTTKKDKVLNIGINQIVEYVALDDNRKGFMKALEESGYKDGDNIKIDYKNAQGDIGVSQAIAKKFASDKKDLIFAIGTPAAQSVFNATKQTPIIISAVTDPIKAGLVNSLEKPGKNVSGTIDYLPVENQLKLLKNLVPKAKKIGFIYNTSEVNSGVQLNELKKAAKGYEIIEAGVTSTNEINNAITNLVNKIDVLYVPTDQLVVSSMPIIAKHTLDAKIPIIAAEKGSVESGALATVGIDYYQLGYETGKMAVAVLKGEDISKMPIKMTSKTEIYVNKNSLEKLGIDKGKLDNLGNIKYVEK; encoded by the coding sequence ATGAAAAAGTTGATAACAGTAATATTATTAACGATTAGTATTTTAACTTTAACAGCCTGTGGAAAGACAACAAAAAAAGATAAGGTTTTGAATATAGGAATAAATCAAATAGTAGAATATGTAGCATTAGATGATAATAGAAAGGGGTTTATGAAAGCTCTTGAGGAATCTGGATATAAAGATGGAGATAATATAAAAATAGATTATAAAAATGCTCAAGGAGATATAGGAGTATCCCAAGCTATAGCTAAAAAATTCGCTTCAGATAAAAAAGACTTGATTTTTGCCATAGGAACACCTGCTGCTCAGAGTGTATTTAACGCTACAAAGCAAACTCCTATAATAATTAGCGCTGTTACTGATCCAATAAAAGCGGGACTTGTTAATTCTCTAGAAAAACCAGGTAAAAATGTGTCAGGAACTATAGATTATTTACCTGTAGAAAACCAGTTAAAATTATTAAAGAATCTTGTACCAAAAGCAAAGAAAATAGGATTTATATATAATACAAGTGAAGTTAATTCAGGAGTACAATTAAATGAACTAAAAAAAGCTGCAAAGGGATATGAAATTATAGAAGCAGGAGTAACAAGTACTAATGAAATAAATAATGCTATAACTAATTTAGTAAATAAAATAGATGTGTTATATGTACCAACAGACCAATTAGTAGTATCATCTATGCCTATAATAGCAAAACATACTTTAGATGCTAAAATACCTATAATTGCAGCAGAAAAGGGAAGTGTAGAATCTGGAGCATTGGCAACAGTGGGAATTGATTACTATCAATTAGGTTATGAAACAGGAAAAATGGCAGTAGCAGTATTAAAAGGAGAAGATATTTCTAAAATGCCAATAAAAATGACAAGTAAAACAGAAATATATGTAAACAAAAATAGTTTAGAGAAATTAGGCATTGATAAAGGAAAGTTAGATAATTTAGGCAATATTAAGTATGTAGAAAAATAA
- a CDS encoding ATP-binding cassette domain-containing protein, with the protein MLEIQNLSKSFHNSYMGENKLFYNLNLTINEGDFVSIIGSNGTGKSTLLNILSGVVKETSGNIILKGVDITKLPEHKRTKTISRVFQNPELGTCPSMTVRENLSLALNKGKLTNIKYCLRYKDDYLESLLNDISLDFKKMLDIEVKYLSGGQRQVLSLIMASVNNPKVLLLDEHTAALDPKTSGEVMEITEKIVTQKNITSLMVTHNLRDAINYGNRLIMLHKGKIILDLNEKEKKDLRVEDILKKFEYAV; encoded by the coding sequence ATGTTAGAAATTCAAAATTTATCAAAAAGCTTTCATAACTCTTATATGGGTGAGAATAAATTATTTTATAACTTAAATTTGACTATTAATGAGGGAGATTTTGTAAGCATAATTGGAAGTAACGGCACGGGTAAGTCTACTTTGCTAAATATATTATCAGGAGTTGTTAAAGAAACTTCTGGAAATATTATTTTGAAAGGAGTGGATATAACTAAATTACCAGAACATAAAAGAACTAAAACTATAAGTAGGGTATTTCAAAATCCAGAGTTAGGTACATGTCCTTCTATGACAGTAAGAGAGAATTTATCTTTAGCCTTAAATAAAGGGAAACTTACTAATATTAAATATTGTCTTAGATATAAAGATGATTATTTGGAATCATTATTAAATGATATATCCCTGGATTTTAAAAAAATGTTAGATATAGAAGTTAAATATCTTTCTGGAGGTCAAAGACAAGTTTTATCATTGATAATGGCCAGTGTGAATAATCCCAAAGTATTACTTTTAGATGAACATACTGCAGCATTAGACCCAAAAACATCCGGTGAAGTTATGGAGATTACTGAAAAAATAGTAACTCAAAAAAATATAACTTCATTAATGGTAACTCATAATTTAAGAGATGCTATAAACTATGGAAATAGACTCATTATGTTACATAAAGGAAAAATCATATTGGATTTAAATGAGAAAGAAAAGAAAGATCTAAGGGTAGAAGATATATTAAAGAAATTTGAATATGCAGTTTAA
- a CDS encoding ABC transporter permease, giving the protein MEVVSSILMQSLILSIMVMGVYISYKILDFPDMSADGSFTLGAAIVAVLLTKGVSPITASIVALIGGLVAGLLTGILNVKIKISNLLSGILVMGILYSFNLRIMGKANIPIFSEKNIFYDFNPLVIMLFIVILIKILIDLFLKTGLGYLLKGVGDNSQMIKSLGIEVGKIKILGLMISNGLIAFSGGIMAQYQGFSDASMGIGTLILGIASIIIGTSMIKRKSFIKETSMVIMGTIIYQGTIYLAMTLGLTTVDLKMITSLIIIVFLALREIDNRYEEKSWRWIKNVRNSKFIKKLS; this is encoded by the coding sequence ATGGAAGTAGTATCAAGTATATTAATGCAAAGTTTAATTTTATCAATCATGGTAATGGGGGTATACATAAGTTATAAAATACTAGATTTCCCGGATATGTCTGCAGATGGAAGCTTTACATTAGGAGCTGCTATAGTTGCTGTATTATTAACAAAAGGAGTGTCCCCAATTACTGCTAGCATAGTTGCTTTAATAGGAGGATTAGTGGCAGGATTACTTACAGGAATACTTAATGTAAAAATTAAAATATCAAATTTGCTTTCTGGAATTTTAGTAATGGGAATATTGTATTCATTTAATTTAAGAATTATGGGAAAGGCTAACATTCCAATATTTAGCGAAAAAAATATATTTTATGATTTTAATCCTCTAGTGATTATGTTATTCATTGTAATATTAATTAAAATTTTAATTGATTTATTTTTAAAAACAGGATTAGGCTATTTACTAAAAGGAGTTGGAGATAATTCTCAAATGATTAAGTCTTTGGGGATAGAAGTTGGAAAAATTAAAATACTAGGACTTATGATATCTAATGGACTTATAGCTTTTTCAGGGGGAATTATGGCTCAATATCAAGGTTTTAGTGATGCTTCTATGGGAATAGGAACTTTGATACTTGGAATAGCTTCAATAATTATTGGAACATCTATGATTAAAAGAAAATCATTTATTAAGGAAACTAGCATGGTAATTATGGGGACAATTATTTACCAAGGAACAATATATTTAGCTATGACTTTAGGTCTTACTACAGTGGATTTGAAGATGATAACATCACTAATTATTATAGTATTTTTGGCTCTTAGAGAAATTGATAACAGATATGAAGAAAAAAGTTGGAGGTGGATTAAAAATGTTAGAAATTCAAAATTTATCAAAAAGCTTTCATAA
- a CDS encoding DUF6179 domain-containing protein, with translation MGNTIQKYNYSIENKFSEESFLKDILINCYENKLLNNNTLARIYYERMELLRVKLKYYTKDESSSVMTEVAESILQCIDYTIGIYLKNFNNIELITEELKHTSLSDMLKMGQDLIKNKKLECEKLFKKVRSNKLKVDNYSYNDTVDDGFSLFFKEYDDFFAPHETPGCSIDYQLYIDTMNFIGIEYVYNYLYDLSLENEFCNKFDIDEVNKLLKGYDKDCELLLINIFELVLINSLGLVICNKGLSSLNINNLDIEIIKNKLEELSIEELKEELIKDAKICLEVLELKNTELMIYIKKDISNIALLINERIKLNKLEKVFISFNKEEPSEMIEYIDGEKMANSKFKKITEEIRECFLVEDKISLIKDNIKSLEDLLDMLNADCLFGDEYITFFKSLSKMEIVLLYKYISDLSLKDEYEKDLYAEFNKYIFSLKKEEQKVISELKERINL, from the coding sequence ATGGGGAACACTATTCAAAAGTACAACTATTCTATAGAGAATAAATTTAGTGAGGAAAGTTTTTTAAAAGATATTTTAATAAATTGCTATGAGAACAAGTTACTAAATAATAATACTTTAGCTAGAATATATTATGAAAGAATGGAGCTTCTAAGAGTAAAATTAAAATATTACACAAAAGATGAGAGTAGTTCAGTTATGACAGAGGTGGCTGAAAGTATTTTACAATGCATTGATTATACTATAGGAATTTATTTGAAAAACTTTAATAATATAGAGTTAATAACAGAAGAATTAAAACATACTAGTCTATCTGATATGTTAAAGATGGGACAGGATTTAATTAAGAATAAAAAATTAGAATGTGAGAAATTATTTAAGAAGGTTAGGTCAAATAAACTTAAGGTTGATAACTATTCTTATAATGATACTGTAGATGATGGCTTTTCTCTATTTTTTAAAGAATATGATGATTTTTTTGCACCTCATGAAACTCCAGGATGTTCAATAGATTATCAGCTTTACATTGATACTATGAACTTTATAGGCATTGAATATGTGTATAATTATTTATATGACTTAAGTTTAGAAAATGAGTTTTGTAATAAATTTGATATTGATGAAGTTAATAAATTATTAAAGGGTTATGATAAAGATTGTGAATTGTTGCTTATAAATATATTTGAACTGGTACTTATTAATTCACTAGGGTTAGTCATATGTAATAAAGGTTTAAGCAGCCTTAATATTAATAATTTAGATATAGAGATTATTAAAAATAAGTTAGAAGAACTATCTATAGAAGAATTAAAGGAAGAGTTAATAAAGGATGCAAAAATATGCTTAGAAGTTTTAGAGCTTAAAAATACAGAATTGATGATTTATATAAAGAAGGATATTTCAAATATAGCTCTACTGATAAATGAAAGGATAAAATTAAATAAATTAGAAAAAGTATTCATATCCTTTAATAAAGAGGAGCCTAGTGAAATGATAGAATATATTGATGGTGAAAAAATGGCCAATTCTAAATTTAAAAAGATAACGGAAGAAATTCGAGAGTGTTTTTTAGTGGAAGATAAAATTTCATTGATTAAAGATAATATTAAAAGCCTAGAAGATTTGTTAGATATGTTAAATGCTGATTGTTTATTTGGAGATGAATATATTACGTTTTTCAAAAGCTTATCCAAAATGGAAATAGTTCTTTTATATAAATATATATCAGATTTAAGTCTTAAAGATGAGTATGAAAAGGATCTATATGCTGAATTTAATAAATATATTTTTAGTTTGAAAAAAGAAGAACAAAAGGTAATAAGTGAACTAAAAGAAAGAATAAATTTATAA
- a CDS encoding DUF6323 family protein: MKNSIDLFQSNLLERQVFNDIIQCNEITREYGLKLSEKDVKEIIDTRNIALEKSGRIEFNGQIINKIITSFRDSPYISQYNYSETINELVEIFYNYKNETLDYISDDELIEIMKENFDNYCQGSLEILEGKALYRIANNIKSGFKDYTNLDNEKD; this comes from the coding sequence ATGAAAAATTCTATTGATTTATTTCAAAGCAATTTACTAGAAAGACAAGTTTTTAATGACATAATTCAGTGCAACGAGATTACAAGAGAATATGGATTGAAGCTTTCAGAAAAAGATGTAAAAGAAATTATTGATACTAGAAATATAGCGCTTGAAAAAAGCGGAAGAATAGAATTTAATGGTCAAATTATAAACAAAATTATTACGTCATTTCGTGATTCACCATATATATCCCAATATAATTACAGTGAAACGATAAATGAACTTGTAGAAATCTTTTATAACTATAAGAATGAAACTTTAGATTATATAAGTGATGATGAATTAATAGAAATTATGAAAGAAAATTTTGATAACTATTGTCAAGGCTCATTAGAAATTTTAGAAGGAAAAGCATTATATAGAATTGCTAACAATATAAAAAGTGGTTTTAAGGACTATACAAATCTTGATAATGAAAAGGATTGA
- a CDS encoding CGGC domain-containing protein yields MAIAIMACRKLVGKCSGTGCFKAYNDSTAAFKIYENNKPVLSSFFYCIGCKKTKTSDEDWEHKISQLKKNNVDTIHLSLCIKVECDKYKEHEIMLKNRGFKIVNGSH; encoded by the coding sequence ATGGCTATAGCGATAATGGCGTGTAGAAAATTAGTTGGAAAATGTTCAGGCACAGGATGTTTTAAAGCATATAATGATTCAACAGCGGCTTTTAAAATATATGAAAATAATAAGCCTGTACTTAGTAGTTTCTTTTACTGTATTGGTTGCAAAAAAACTAAAACTTCAGATGAGGATTGGGAGCATAAGATAAGTCAGTTGAAGAAAAATAATGTAGATACTATACACTTATCACTTTGTATAAAGGTAGAATGTGATAAATATAAAGAACATGAAATAATGTTAAAAAATAGAGGGTTTAAGATAGTAAATGGAAGCCATTAA
- a CDS encoding ABC transporter ATP-binding protein: MKLDIKNINVEFKNKSVVQDACISVKKGEFVGIIGPNGSGKSTLLKTVYRIYKPKLGTIYLEGKNIFTIPIKNMATKLGVVSQFNHVAFDIKVEDMVLMGRSPHKKMLEKDNEYDYKIVREMLEKVDMIQYAKRSFSTLSGGEKQRVLLARALAQQVELLILDEPTNHLDIKYQIQILNLVKSLGITVLVAIHDLNLAAAYCDRIYVMHKGRIAASGKPKEVLTTKLIKEIYEVDSTVYAQEDPIYIRFKTI, translated from the coding sequence ATGAAGTTAGATATTAAAAATATAAATGTAGAATTTAAAAATAAATCTGTAGTACAAGATGCATGCATAAGCGTTAAAAAAGGAGAATTTGTAGGGATTATTGGACCAAATGGTAGTGGTAAATCTACTTTATTAAAAACTGTATATCGTATTTATAAACCTAAATTAGGAACTATATATTTAGAGGGAAAAAATATTTTTACTATACCCATAAAAAATATGGCTACAAAGCTTGGTGTAGTGAGTCAATTTAATCATGTTGCCTTTGATATTAAAGTAGAAGATATGGTGCTTATGGGGAGAAGTCCTCATAAAAAGATGTTGGAAAAGGATAATGAATATGATTATAAAATTGTTAGAGAAATGTTAGAAAAAGTAGATATGATTCAATATGCTAAGAGAAGTTTTTCAACTTTATCAGGAGGAGAAAAACAAAGAGTATTGCTAGCTCGTGCCTTAGCTCAACAAGTAGAATTACTTATATTAGATGAGCCTACAAATCATTTAGATATAAAATATCAAATTCAAATATTAAATTTAGTTAAATCTTTAGGTATTACTGTTTTAGTAGCTATTCATGATCTAAATTTGGCAGCAGCTTATTGCGATAGGATATATGTTATGCATAAAGGAAGAATCGCTGCTAGTGGGAAACCTAAAGAAGTTTTAACAACTAAGCTTATTAAAGAAATTTATGAAGTTGATAGCACGGTTTATGCACAAGAAGATCCTATTTATATTAGATTTAAAACTATTTAG
- a CDS encoding iron ABC transporter permease: MIVIGLSILLAVSIVLAVAIGSVKIPAIDVYKVILNKVFNVGGDSFNGTFVDIVWQIRLPRVLLGVVAGIGLALGGVVMQATVQNPLADPYIFGISSGATFGVTFFILLGQNILIGPFKNLGLAFWGFIGALIASIMVFRLSSVGGRMTPIKLVLSGMVVHLICSAFSSLMIYLTNDNNAVRSIAEWTMGSLTGAKWNNLLLPTIIVIFLAILFICQSRIMNIMLLGDEAATTLGIDLNKYRKLYMIIVAVLTGTLVSSCGIIGFIGLVIPHITRSLIGSNHKENLPVAMLIGGIFLVWADVISRIILKNMEMPIGIITSAIGAPFFMYIIIKRAYSFGEE; the protein is encoded by the coding sequence ATGATTGTAATAGGACTTTCTATACTTTTAGCAGTATCAATAGTTCTTGCAGTGGCCATTGGATCAGTAAAAATACCAGCAATTGATGTATATAAGGTTATTCTAAATAAAGTATTTAATGTAGGAGGGGATAGCTTTAATGGTACATTTGTTGATATTGTATGGCAGATAAGATTACCTAGAGTTTTACTTGGAGTAGTTGCAGGGATAGGACTAGCTCTAGGAGGAGTTGTAATGCAAGCTACAGTTCAAAATCCTTTGGCGGATCCTTATATATTTGGTATTTCCTCTGGTGCTACATTTGGAGTAACATTTTTTATATTGTTAGGACAAAATATTTTGATAGGACCATTTAAAAATTTAGGATTAGCATTTTGGGGATTTATAGGAGCATTAATTGCCTCTATTATGGTATTTAGATTATCTAGTGTAGGGGGAAGAATGACACCTATAAAGTTAGTATTATCTGGTATGGTTGTTCATCTTATATGTTCAGCTTTTTCCAGTTTGATGATATATCTTACTAATGATAATAATGCAGTACGTTCTATTGCAGAATGGACTATGGGGAGCTTAACAGGAGCCAAGTGGAATAATTTATTACTTCCAACTATAATAGTAATATTTTTAGCTATCCTTTTTATATGTCAGAGCCGTATTATGAATATTATGCTTTTAGGAGATGAAGCTGCTACAACTTTAGGAATAGACTTAAACAAATATAGAAAATTATATATGATTATAGTAGCAGTTTTAACTGGAACATTGGTATCTAGTTGTGGAATTATAGGTTTCATAGGACTAGTAATTCCTCACATAACTAGAAGCTTAATTGGTTCTAATCATAAAGAGAACTTGCCTGTAGCTATGCTTATAGGAGGCATTTTTCTTGTATGGGCAGATGTAATATCACGTATTATATTAAAAAATATGGAAATGCCAATAGGCATTATAACTTCAGCAATAGGAGCTCCATTTTTTATGTACATTATAATAAAGCGTGCATATAGTTTCGGAGAGGAGTAA
- a CDS encoding ABC transporter substrate-binding protein: MKGKGIRKLYKKLILGAITASMVISLSACSQNNTAKDNQNKDKVETSSQKGDKQSYYPVTVTNYNYAGEKIKVTFDKVPEKVISTNQTTTELMLDLGLEKHLVGTCYLDNPILDRLKDKYKKVPVLSEKYPTKEQVLSKQPDLILGWKSVFADKTLGDIKEWNERKVNTFVQRNTVQTVGNFTVENTFKDIDDLGTIFKAKDKTDKYVKDLKDRLSKIEEKTSKLNKKKKVLILESENKDSFRVYGKNDLVGDMVLKAGGENLAEKSGSMSLENIVSSNPDAIILVHFGDGKKANDKDVAKILTENKALANVNAVKNKQIVITGLAETWAGGVRTVDAVEHYSKELYPELFK, from the coding sequence ATGAAGGGAAAAGGAATAAGAAAATTATACAAAAAATTAATATTAGGAGCAATTACTGCATCTATGGTGATTTCTTTAAGTGCATGCTCTCAAAATAATACAGCAAAAGACAACCAGAACAAAGATAAGGTTGAAACTTCATCACAAAAAGGGGACAAACAATCTTATTATCCAGTTACAGTAACTAATTATAATTATGCTGGAGAAAAAATTAAGGTAACTTTTGATAAAGTACCAGAAAAAGTAATAAGTACAAATCAAACCACTACAGAATTAATGTTAGATTTAGGTTTAGAAAAGCATTTAGTAGGAACTTGTTATCTTGATAACCCTATATTAGATAGATTGAAAGATAAATATAAAAAAGTTCCTGTACTATCAGAGAAATATCCAACTAAGGAACAGGTATTATCAAAACAACCAGATTTAATTTTGGGATGGAAAAGTGTATTTGCAGATAAGACTTTAGGAGATATAAAAGAATGGAACGAAAGAAAAGTTAATACTTTTGTTCAACGTAATACAGTACAAACAGTAGGAAATTTTACAGTAGAAAATACTTTTAAAGATATTGATGATTTAGGTACTATTTTTAAGGCAAAAGATAAAACTGATAAGTATGTTAAGGATTTAAAAGATAGATTAAGTAAAATAGAAGAAAAGACTTCTAAACTTAATAAAAAGAAAAAAGTATTAATTCTTGAAAGTGAAAATAAAGATTCATTTAGAGTATATGGAAAAAATGATTTAGTTGGAGATATGGTATTAAAAGCAGGTGGAGAAAATTTGGCAGAAAAGTCAGGTTCTATGAGCTTAGAAAATATAGTATCTTCTAATCCTGATGCTATTATACTTGTACATTTTGGAGACGGTAAGAAAGCAAATGATAAAGATGTTGCTAAAATACTTACTGAAAACAAGGCTTTGGCTAATGTAAATGCTGTTAAAAACAAACAAATAGTTATCACTGGTTTAGCAGAAACATGGGCTGGAGGAGTAAGAACAGTTGATGCAGTAGAGCATTATTCAAAAGAATTATATCCTGAATTATTTAAATAA